One Planctomycetota bacterium genomic window carries:
- the thiC gene encoding phosphomethylpyrimidine synthase ThiC yields the protein MTQLDSGRAGEITPEMRFVAGREDLPEETIRAEVARGRMVIPANRVHLGKKLEPMGIGIAARTKINANIGNSAVTSDEATELEKLHLAVHYGSDTVMDLSTGKDIDRIRQAIIDASPVPIGTVPIYQMLEELGGEIEDMKPQHFLDMCEKQARQGVDYMTVHAGLLQEHLHLTMNRITGIVSRGGSLIARWMMSHRLQNPLYTHFEDLCDIFRAYDVTWSLGDGLRPGSIADASDEAQFAELHVLGELTRRAWAKGCQVMVEGPGHVPMDQIDMNVKRQMEECDEAPFYVLGPLVTDIAPGYDHITSAIGAALAGWSGAAMLCYVTPKEHLGLPDPEDVKQGVIAYKIAAHAADLARHRKNARQRDDALSRARFAFDWNEQFRLALDPETARRYHDQTLPQETFKSAHFCSMCGPKYCSMKISQEIRDMAAAEASGSGHAPVVVEFSK from the coding sequence ATGACCCAGCTGGACAGCGGCCGTGCCGGCGAGATCACCCCCGAGATGCGGTTCGTCGCCGGCCGTGAGGATCTCCCCGAGGAGACGATCCGTGCCGAGGTCGCCCGCGGGCGGATGGTGATCCCGGCCAACCGCGTCCACCTCGGCAAGAAACTCGAGCCGATGGGGATCGGGATCGCGGCGCGGACGAAGATCAACGCCAACATCGGCAACTCGGCCGTCACCAGCGACGAGGCCACCGAGCTCGAGAAGCTCCACCTCGCCGTCCATTACGGCTCCGACACGGTCATGGACCTGTCGACGGGCAAGGACATCGACCGCATCCGCCAGGCGATCATCGACGCCTCGCCGGTGCCGATCGGCACCGTGCCGATCTACCAGATGCTCGAGGAGCTCGGCGGCGAGATCGAGGACATGAAGCCGCAGCACTTCCTCGACATGTGCGAGAAACAGGCGCGGCAGGGGGTGGACTACATGACGGTCCACGCCGGGCTGCTCCAGGAACACCTCCACCTGACGATGAACCGGATCACGGGGATCGTCAGCCGCGGCGGCTCGCTCATCGCCCGGTGGATGATGAGCCACCGCCTCCAGAACCCGCTGTACACGCACTTCGAGGACCTGTGCGACATCTTCCGGGCCTATGACGTCACCTGGAGCCTCGGCGACGGGCTGCGCCCCGGCAGCATCGCCGACGCCAGCGACGAGGCGCAGTTCGCCGAGCTGCACGTCCTCGGCGAATTGACGCGGCGGGCCTGGGCGAAGGGCTGCCAGGTGATGGTCGAGGGGCCGGGGCACGTCCCGATGGACCAGATCGACATGAACGTCAAGCGGCAGATGGAGGAATGCGACGAGGCGCCGTTCTACGTGCTCGGGCCGCTCGTCACCGACATCGCCCCCGGTTACGACCACATCACCAGCGCCATCGGGGCGGCGCTGGCGGGCTGGAGCGGCGCGGCGATGCTCTGCTACGTGACGCCGAAGGAGCACCTCGGCCTCCCCGATCCGGAGGACGTCAAGCAGGGGGTGATCGCCTACAAGATCGCCGCCCACGCCGCCGACCTCGCCCGGCACCGCAAGAACGCCCGCCAGCGCGACGATGCCCTCTCACGGGCCCGCTTCGCCTTCGACTGGAACGAGCAGTTCCGTCTCGCCCTCGATCCGGAGACGGCGCGGAGATACCACGACCAGACGCTGCCGCAGGAGACCTTCAAGAGCGCCCACTTCTGCAGCATGTGCGGGCCGAAGTACTGCTCGATGAAGATCAGCCAGGAGATCCGCGACATGGCCGCGGCCGAGGCCTCCGGCAGCGGGCACGCGCCCGTCGTCGTCGAATTCTCGAAGTGA
- a CDS encoding 2-dehydro-3-deoxyglucarate aldolase has product MRTNPVREKLRRGEPSVGTWLCLPDPTAARLLACVGFDWLTVELEHAPIGIETAVHSFGAVAAQGALAERDGGTGTVPLVRVPLNTVENIKRVLDNGAYGIVVPMVNSRAEAEAVVAAARYGPLGRRSVGGFLHAVNFRTDPGTYYDRANDQILVVVQAEHVDAVERADEILSVPGIDAFFVGPNDLLKSMGRRPAMDSDDPAFVAALDHLLAMGRKHGVAAGIHTADATAARRRIDQGFRFVAIASDVALLLAKAQAELAALGLGTGAQVVRY; this is encoded by the coding sequence ATGCGCACCAATCCCGTCCGCGAGAAGCTCCGCCGCGGCGAGCCGAGCGTCGGCACCTGGCTGTGCCTGCCCGACCCGACCGCGGCCCGGCTGCTGGCCTGCGTCGGCTTCGACTGGCTCACCGTCGAGCTGGAACACGCGCCGATCGGCATCGAGACCGCGGTCCACTCGTTCGGCGCCGTCGCCGCCCAGGGGGCGCTCGCCGAGCGCGACGGGGGAACGGGCACCGTCCCGCTGGTGCGGGTCCCCCTCAACACCGTCGAGAACATCAAGCGCGTCCTCGACAACGGTGCCTACGGGATCGTGGTGCCGATGGTCAATTCGCGCGCCGAGGCCGAGGCGGTGGTGGCGGCGGCCCGCTATGGCCCGCTCGGTCGCCGTTCGGTGGGCGGCTTCCTCCACGCCGTCAACTTCCGCACCGATCCGGGCACCTATTACGACCGGGCCAACGACCAGATCCTCGTCGTCGTCCAGGCCGAGCATGTCGACGCCGTCGAGCGGGCCGACGAGATCCTGTCCGTGCCGGGGATCGACGCGTTCTTCGTCGGCCCCAACGACCTCCTCAAGTCGATGGGGCGCAGGCCGGCGATGGACAGCGACGATCCGGCGTTCGTCGCGGCTCTCGACCATCTCCTCGCGATGGGGAGGAAGCACGGCGTGGCGGCCGGCATCCACACCGCCGACGCCACGGCGGCGCGGCGCCGCATCGACCAGGGGTTCCGGTTCGTGGCGATCGCCAGCGACGTGGCGCTGCTCCTCGCCAAGGCCCAGGCGGAGCTCGCCGCCCTCGGCCTCGGCACTGGAGCGCAGGTGGTGCGCTACTGA
- a CDS encoding sodium-translocating pyrophosphatase, with protein LDQVMGEYASIFAFGLVAFGFLCMGPVNIAVDSYGPVTDNAQSVFELAQTEKLPGIEKEIERDFGFRPDFEQGKHYLEANDSAGNTFKATAKPVLIGTAVVGATTMIFSIILALKKDGLLALSLTDAPVLLGFICGGAVIYWFCGASMQAVTTGAYRAVEYIKKNMNLDKAEADIEDSKTVVRICTEYAQSGMWNIFIALMAITLAFALFDPNFFVAYLVSIAIFGLFQAISMANTGGAWDNAKKLVEVDLKEKNTPLHAATVVGDTVGDPFKDTTSVALNPIIKFSTLFGLLAVEIAVKMRHPVDTAGVPLTGDAKPADYTIIAGAVMFLVALYFVWRSFYAMRIPERTTGSTARGH; from the coding sequence GCCTCGATCAGGTGATGGGGGAATATGCCTCGATCTTCGCCTTCGGCCTCGTCGCCTTCGGGTTCCTGTGCATGGGCCCGGTGAACATCGCCGTCGACAGCTACGGCCCCGTGACCGACAACGCCCAATCGGTGTTCGAGCTCGCCCAGACGGAGAAGCTCCCCGGGATCGAGAAGGAAATCGAGCGCGACTTCGGCTTCCGCCCCGACTTCGAGCAGGGCAAGCACTATCTCGAGGCCAACGACTCGGCCGGCAACACGTTCAAGGCCACTGCCAAGCCGGTGCTCATCGGCACGGCCGTGGTCGGGGCGACGACGATGATCTTCTCGATCATCCTCGCCCTCAAGAAGGACGGCCTTCTCGCCCTCAGCCTCACCGACGCCCCGGTGCTCCTCGGCTTCATCTGCGGCGGTGCGGTGATCTACTGGTTCTGCGGCGCCTCGATGCAGGCGGTGACGACCGGCGCCTACCGGGCGGTCGAGTACATCAAGAAGAACATGAACCTCGACAAGGCCGAGGCCGACATCGAGGACTCGAAGACGGTGGTGCGGATCTGCACCGAGTACGCCCAGAGCGGGATGTGGAACATCTTCATCGCCCTGATGGCGATCACCCTGGCCTTCGCCCTCTTCGACCCCAACTTCTTCGTCGCCTACCTGGTATCGATCGCGATCTTCGGCCTGTTCCAGGCGATCTCGATGGCGAACACCGGCGGCGCCTGGGACAATGCCAAGAAACTCGTCGAGGTCGATCTCAAGGAGAAGAACACCCCGCTCCACGCGGCCACGGTGGTGGGCGACACGGTCGGGGATCCGTTCAAGGACACGACGAGCGTGGCCCTCAACCCGATCATCAAGTTCTCGACGCTGTTCGGCCTGCTGGCGGTGGAAATCGCCGTCAAGATGCGCCACCCGGTCGATACCGCGGGCGTGCCCCTGACGGGCGACGCCAAGCCCGCCGACTACACCATCATCGCCGGCGCGGTGATGTTTCTCGTGGCGCTGTACTTCGTGTGGCGGTCGTTCTACGCGATGCGGATCCCGGAGCGGACGACGGGGAGCACGGCGCGGGGCCACTGA
- the mgtE gene encoding magnesium transporter, whose product MVTANPLLIPEIRLMLAEGDTAGLHDVASELHPASVAEFSEGLDDDEIWRLLAAVPHERQAEIFPYYPIARQVRLVETADNDRLGPLIEAMAADNRADLLRALDDDKVEAILPLVAKAERHDIRLLLSCPEGSAGALMTTEYASLPADVTAGEAVARLRSQAPATESIYYIYVLDAQRRLVGIVSLRSLILARPTALVTDLMQRDPIRVGITAPRDEVVQKLARYDFLAIPVVDDDDRLVGIVTHDDVLDAVRQEATDDAQRIAAVSPLGESYLDAAVSTMTWKRGVWLTVLFATAALTAMVLAKSPIPHAWLIPFIPLVIASGGNSGNQSATLVITALSTGDCRLEDWPRILRREVVLGLLLGALLAVPGYLLALVYAPTATAALVIPLTVMAVVMFGSLVGSALPLVFRSAGLDPALMSNPFVSAIVDVVGIVIYTLVAMAMLG is encoded by the coding sequence ATGGTCACCGCCAATCCGCTGCTGATCCCCGAAATCCGCCTGATGCTGGCGGAGGGGGACACCGCCGGCCTGCATGACGTCGCCTCGGAACTGCACCCCGCCAGCGTCGCCGAGTTTTCCGAGGGCCTCGACGACGACGAGATCTGGCGCCTTCTCGCCGCCGTGCCCCATGAACGGCAGGCGGAGATCTTCCCCTATTACCCGATCGCCCGTCAGGTCCGGCTCGTCGAGACCGCCGACAACGACCGCCTCGGGCCGCTCATCGAGGCGATGGCGGCCGACAACCGGGCCGACCTGCTCCGGGCCCTCGACGATGACAAAGTCGAGGCGATCCTCCCGCTGGTGGCCAAGGCGGAGCGCCACGACATCCGCCTCCTCCTCTCCTGCCCGGAGGGGTCGGCCGGGGCGTTGATGACCACCGAATACGCCTCGCTGCCGGCCGACGTCACGGCCGGCGAGGCGGTGGCCCGGCTCCGGTCGCAGGCCCCGGCGACCGAGTCGATCTACTACATCTACGTCCTCGATGCCCAGCGCCGGCTGGTGGGGATCGTCTCGCTCCGCAGCCTGATCCTCGCCCGCCCGACCGCCCTCGTCACCGACCTCATGCAGCGCGATCCGATCCGGGTCGGAATCACCGCGCCGCGCGACGAGGTGGTGCAGAAGCTCGCGCGCTACGACTTCCTCGCGATCCCCGTCGTCGACGACGACGACCGGCTCGTCGGCATCGTCACCCACGACGACGTCCTCGACGCGGTGCGCCAGGAGGCGACCGACGACGCCCAGCGGATCGCCGCCGTCTCCCCCCTCGGCGAGAGTTACCTCGACGCCGCGGTGAGCACGATGACCTGGAAGCGCGGGGTGTGGCTGACGGTGCTGTTCGCCACCGCCGCGCTCACGGCGATGGTCCTCGCCAAGTCGCCGATCCCCCATGCCTGGCTGATCCCCTTCATCCCGCTGGTGATCGCCAGCGGCGGCAACTCCGGCAACCAGTCGGCGACGCTCGTGATCACGGCGCTGTCGACGGGGGATTGTCGGCTGGAGGACTGGCCGCGGATCCTCCGCCGCGAAGTGGTCCTCGGCCTCCTCCTCGGTGCGCTGCTGGCGGTGCCCGGCTACCTCCTCGCCCTGGTCTACGCGCCGACGGCGACGGCGGCGCTGGTGATCCCCCTGACCGTGATGGCGGTGGTGATGTTCGGGTCGCTCGTCGGCTCGGCCCTGCCGCTCGTGTTCCGTTCGGCAGGTCTCGACCCGGCGTTGATGAGCAATCCCTTCGTATCGGCGATCGTCGACGTCGTCGGGATCGTGATCTACACTCTCGTCGCCATGGCGATGCTGGGGTGA
- a CDS encoding NAD(P)-dependent oxidoreductase — MEAAAFRTVVVTGSAGRLGRAACRELVGRGWHVRALDRRPSPAGESIIADLGDLPRLVAAFRGVAALVHLAATPDDDDFAARLLPDNLLGLHNALEGARAADVPRVILASSGQVNFIQQQDGPWPIRVGDPLSPRGWYAVTKVALEAAGAIHARVTGRPVISARLGWCPRTRDHAAELAESFHGPHCYLSPRDAGTFVAAAVERPLPVGHHVVFVSSLPEEIAIFDPEPVRVLLGWEPADRWPAGACDDLPG, encoded by the coding sequence GTGGAGGCTGCGGCGTTCCGGACGGTCGTCGTCACCGGCTCGGCCGGCCGTCTCGGCCGGGCCGCCTGCCGGGAGCTCGTCGGCCGTGGCTGGCACGTGCGCGCCCTCGACCGCCGGCCGTCGCCTGCGGGGGAGTCGATCATCGCCGACCTCGGTGACCTGCCGCGCCTCGTCGCGGCGTTTCGCGGTGTCGCGGCACTCGTCCATCTGGCGGCCACCCCCGACGACGACGACTTCGCCGCCCGGCTCCTTCCCGACAACCTCCTCGGGCTCCACAACGCGCTCGAAGGAGCGCGGGCGGCCGACGTGCCGCGCGTGATTCTCGCCAGCTCCGGGCAAGTGAACTTCATCCAGCAGCAGGACGGACCGTGGCCGATCCGCGTCGGCGATCCGCTCTCGCCACGCGGCTGGTATGCAGTCACGAAGGTGGCGCTCGAGGCGGCAGGCGCGATCCATGCCCGAGTCACCGGCCGGCCGGTGATTTCGGCCCGGCTCGGCTGGTGCCCGCGGACGCGCGACCACGCCGCGGAACTGGCGGAGAGCTTCCACGGCCCGCACTGCTACCTCTCGCCGCGCGATGCCGGCACGTTCGTCGCCGCCGCCGTCGAGCGGCCTCTGCCGGTCGGGCACCACGTCGTCTTCGTCTCGAGCCTCCCGGAGGAGATCGCGATCTTCGATCCCGAGCCGGTGCGCGTCCTCCTCGGCTGGGAGCCGGCCGACCGCTGGCCCGCAGGGGCTTGCGACGACCTGCCCGGATGA
- a CDS encoding hydroxyacid dehydrogenase — MAWNVLLTARAGHEAGAEARAVLAEAGCTVTVAEPFGPLAADALATAVEGHEAVLASSDDYSAALFADPRTAALACVSRWGVGLDCVDLAAATRAGVVVCNTPGLLDEAVADYAWALLFAVARRVTAGEDLLRAGQWSVAWGHDVHGKTLGIVGCGRIGRAVARRAAGFGMRVLGHDPFAPADGVPGVELVPLERLLRDSDFVSLHCALSAANRGMIGRAELAAMKRSAYLVNTARGALVDDAALVAALGSGAIAGAALDAFAAEPLPQSSPLRGSPRLLITPHQAFNSVETCERVSLAAAEAIVDLMAGRRPRFLANPDVLRSPALRAHVDRVG; from the coding sequence ATGGCCTGGAACGTCCTCCTCACCGCGCGGGCGGGCCACGAAGCCGGCGCGGAAGCCCGGGCCGTGTTGGCCGAGGCCGGCTGCACGGTGACCGTCGCCGAGCCGTTCGGCCCGCTCGCTGCCGACGCCCTGGCCACCGCCGTCGAAGGGCACGAGGCGGTCCTCGCCAGTTCCGACGACTATTCCGCGGCCTTGTTCGCCGACCCGCGCACCGCGGCGCTGGCGTGCGTGTCGCGCTGGGGCGTCGGGCTCGACTGCGTCGACCTGGCCGCCGCCACACGCGCCGGCGTCGTCGTCTGCAACACCCCCGGACTGCTCGACGAGGCCGTCGCCGATTACGCCTGGGCGCTGCTGTTCGCCGTCGCCCGGCGCGTCACCGCCGGCGAGGATCTCCTCCGCGCCGGGCAGTGGAGCGTGGCCTGGGGGCACGACGTCCACGGCAAGACGCTGGGGATCGTGGGCTGCGGCCGGATCGGCCGGGCCGTCGCCAGGCGCGCCGCTGGCTTCGGGATGCGGGTCCTCGGCCACGACCCGTTCGCCCCCGCCGACGGCGTCCCCGGCGTGGAACTGGTGCCGCTCGAGCGGCTCCTCCGCGACAGCGACTTCGTCTCGCTCCACTGTGCCCTCTCAGCCGCCAACCGGGGGATGATCGGCCGGGCCGAACTGGCGGCCATGAAGCGCTCGGCCTACCTCGTCAACACCGCGCGCGGGGCGCTGGTCGACGATGCGGCGCTGGTGGCGGCGCTGGGCTCGGGCGCGATCGCCGGCGCGGCGCTCGACGCCTTCGCCGCCGAGCCGCTGCCCCAGTCGAGCCCGCTACGTGGCTCCCCGCGGCTGCTGATCACACCCCACCAGGCCTTCAACTCCGTCGAGACCTGCGAGCGGGTGAGCCTGGCGGCGGCCGAAGCGATCGTCGACCTCATGGCCGGCCGGCGACCGCGCTTTCTGGCCAATCCCGACGTGCTCCGCTCCCCTGCCCTCCGGGCGCACGTCGACCGGGTCGGCTGA
- a CDS encoding cytochrome c, which produces MAATAVAGDAGHGDPQRGFELLRTKAYLPADFDQEVFDQLWTTWEEPLRSRAEAAPLAERRRMAMERYGLVADPADASRSLQYVVDDRGLWTMSCLACHQGQVDGRAIAGVPNSDYALETLTEEVRQVKIATRKPLAHMDLGSLLIPLGTTAGTTNAVVFGVALMRHRDADLNLVPAPPQLSYPHHDMDAPAWWHYSRRRQLYADAFAPKGHRVLMQFLLVKENGPGQFAAWEEDYRHVEAWLESLEPPSWPWSVDTALAARGRGLYAAHCAECHGAPSRDRSVADGYPERVVPLDEIGTDPVRFAALSAEQRRSLAGSWFGRGVPAPRPGSDVPAGYVAPPLDGIWASAPYLHNGSVPTLWHLLRPAARPVVWRRDGQARYDRDRVGLVVEELPALAAGALPAVERRRHFDTTRPGKSAAGHDFPDVLDEEGKTAVLEYLKTL; this is translated from the coding sequence ATGGCAGCCACGGCCGTGGCCGGCGACGCGGGCCACGGTGATCCGCAGCGCGGCTTCGAGCTGCTCCGCACCAAGGCCTACCTCCCCGCCGATTTCGACCAGGAGGTGTTCGACCAGCTGTGGACGACCTGGGAAGAACCGCTCCGGTCCCGGGCCGAGGCCGCGCCGCTCGCCGAGCGACGGCGGATGGCAATGGAGCGCTACGGCCTCGTCGCCGACCCGGCTGACGCGAGCCGGTCGCTCCAGTACGTCGTCGACGACCGGGGGCTGTGGACAATGAGCTGCCTCGCCTGCCACCAGGGGCAGGTCGATGGCCGGGCGATCGCCGGTGTTCCCAACTCCGACTACGCCCTCGAGACGCTCACCGAGGAGGTCAGGCAGGTCAAGATCGCGACGCGGAAGCCGCTGGCCCACATGGACCTCGGATCGCTCCTCATCCCGCTGGGGACCACGGCGGGCACGACCAACGCGGTCGTCTTTGGCGTCGCCCTGATGCGCCACCGCGACGCCGACCTCAACCTCGTCCCGGCCCCGCCGCAGCTCTCCTATCCGCACCACGACATGGACGCCCCGGCATGGTGGCACTACAGCCGCCGCCGTCAGCTGTATGCCGACGCCTTCGCCCCCAAGGGGCACCGCGTCCTGATGCAGTTCCTCCTCGTCAAGGAAAACGGCCCGGGGCAGTTCGCCGCCTGGGAAGAGGACTACCGGCATGTCGAGGCCTGGCTCGAGTCGCTCGAGCCTCCATCGTGGCCGTGGTCGGTCGACACGGCGCTCGCGGCCCGGGGGCGGGGGCTGTACGCCGCCCACTGCGCCGAGTGCCACGGCGCGCCGTCGCGCGACCGCTCCGTCGCCGACGGCTACCCGGAGCGCGTCGTGCCGCTCGACGAGATCGGCACCGACCCGGTGCGCTTCGCGGCGCTGTCGGCGGAGCAGCGGCGGAGCCTCGCCGGGAGTTGGTTCGGGCGCGGCGTGCCCGCACCGCGCCCGGGGAGCGACGTGCCGGCCGGCTACGTGGCGCCGCCGCTCGACGGCATCTGGGCCAGCGCCCCCTACCTCCACAACGGCTCGGTGCCGACGCTCTGGCATCTGCTCCGGCCTGCGGCCCGCCCCGTCGTCTGGCGCCGCGACGGGCAGGCGCGCTACGATCGGGACCGCGTCGGCCTGGTCGTCGAGGAACTGCCCGCCCTGGCGGCCGGGGCGCTGCCGGCGGTCGAACGCCGCCGCCACTTCGACACCACGCGGCCCGGCAAGTCGGCGGCGGGGCATGACTTCCCCGACGTCCTCGACGAGGAGGGAAAGACCGCGGTGCTCGAGTATCTCAAGACGTTGTGA